Genomic segment of Bacteroidota bacterium:
GGTATGAATAGTATAGAAGAGAAATTGTCGCAGTTAAATACTACTACACAGGGAGATCAATTATTTGCAGCTAACACACCTACAGTACGTACACCTAATTTTGGATTTGGAATGTATTATTACACCGGACGTTTTTATACCGGATTGTCAATTCCTCGATTGGTAAATAATGATATTAAGTTAAATGCAAATCAACAAATTGAGAAGAAAAACAAATTTCAACCAGATAACTTTCATTACTTTTTTGTGGCAGGATACGTATTTGATGTTGCGGATGATATAAAACTAAAACCGCAAATGATGACCAAAGTTGTAAAAAATGCACCAATAGAAGTGGATATGAATGTAAATGTGTTATTGAAAGAGTTGCTTTGGCTAGGTATTTCCTATCGTACTAAAGCCGATATATCTGCATTGGTTGGATATCAAGTAACCCCACAATTACTTATAAATTATTCATACGACTATTCATTAACGGCATTGCAGCAATACAATTCCGGCTCGCATGAAATTGCGATAAATTATTTGTTTAGTTACAACAAAAGAAAAATTGCATCTCCAAGATATTTTTAATTTGACATAAAAGCGCTTTTAATATGTATAAGATAGTTTCTAAGAAAACGTTATTTCTTTTTGTTTCAGTGATTGTATTCGCTCATGTAGCAATAGCTCAATCGTATTCATTAAAAAAGGGGAATAAACTATATAGTCAAAAGGCTTATGCTGAAGCCATTGCTAGCTATGAAAAAGTTTTGATAAAGAATTCTGATAACGCAGAAGCAATTATTAAATTGGCCGACTGCTATCGACTCACCAACAATACTTCAATGGCTGCTAAAATGTATGCCAAAGTGGTAGAGCTAAAAGAATGCCAACCTATACATAAGTATTACTACGGTCAAACGTTAATGAGTATGGGTAATTACTCAGAGGCAAAACGTTGGATGGAGCAGTATGATTCGGATGCAAGAGGAACAACTTTTGCTAAATCAATAGCCAATATAAATCAGTTTTTTAAGGATAGCGATAGTTATATAATTTCGAAGCTTCCGTTTAATTCGGCTCAAAATGATTTTTCACCGACAATATATAAGCAAGGCATTGTTTTTATGTCATCAAGAGAAAAAGAAACTAATATGTTGCTTCGCACGCATGCGTGGACAAACAAACAATTTTATAGCTTGTACTATACAGATAAAAGCGGTACTAATTATTCGGAACCTAAATTTTTTACAAAAAATATAAGTTCCAAATTTAATGATGGTCCAATTTGCTTTTCTAAAAATAACAATGTTGCATATTTTACTCGCAACAATATTGAAAAAGGAAAAGTTGCTAAGAGTGCAGAGGGTGTTGTTAAGCTGAAAATATTTTCTGCAAAAATAATTGAAGATAAAGAAGGAAAAACCGTATTTGAAAACAGTATTCCTTTTGCTTACAATAGCAATGAATATAGTTGTGCTCATCCTGCCATTAGCAATGATGGAACAAAACTGTTTTTCACTTCTGATATGCCCGGAGGTTTTGGTGGAATGGATTTGTACGTATGCACGAAGGAGGGAGAAGGTTGGAGCAAGCCAACTAATTTAGGAGATAATATCAATACAAAAGGAGATGAAGTGTTCCCTTTTATTCATTCAGATGGCACGCTTTTTTTCTCCTCTAATGGGAGAGAGGGAATTGGCGGGTTAGATATTTTTTATACGATGTATCGTTTCGGAGAAATTAGCTCGGTAATTAATATGGGCGCTCCAATTAACAGTTCCGGAGATGATTTTTCTTTAACGATTAATGCAGACAATAAAACAGGTTATTTTAGCTCAAATAGGCAGAATTTAGATTTGAATGATGACATTTATTCGTTTATAAAACTAAAAGAGAAATTTAGCATTGTAGTGGTAGATGAAAAAACAACACTTAATATTAAATCGTCCATGGTAAAGATTAAAGACATGGTTACCGGAAGAATAATAGAGAAACAATTAGACAATGGTGTCCTTGAAATTGATTTATTCCCCAACAGAAAATATGAAGTAGAGGGGATTGCCGATACCTACAAAAACAATACAATCGCTATCATTACCAATCCATCTAATCCTAACATAGAAGTAAGACTAGCCAAAGCAATGGTGCTAGATTTAAATGTGTTGGTTCTGAATAATTTTAAAGAAAAATCTCCGGTTGCTAATGCGCAAGTTTCGATTATTGGTAGCGATGGAAAGTCTGTTTTGGTAGCTACAAACGAGCAGGGTAAAATTATATCGATACCACTTGTCGGAGAGAACTTGTATTCGCTTACTGCAAGCTTAAACGGGAAAACTTCGGATAAGGCAATAGTATCAACAGAAGGAGCTAAGGAAACAAAAACATACGAACAAACACTGTACTTAGAAAATATTGGAGCTGTTTGTTTGTCGGGAGCTGTACGCGATAAAATGAACGGGCTAATACCACTGGGTGGCGCAAAGTTGATTGTTACCGACCCGTTGACAAACGAAAAAGTATATGAAACAGTTTTAGATAAAGATGGGAAATATAAAACTTGTCAATTAGAAACAAATAAAGTGTATAAGGTTACGGCTATTAAATCAGGCTATTTTACTACGAGCGAAGAAGTGTCTACGTTGGATAAGAAAAAGTTGGCGCTTAAGCAGACGTTGCTTTTTGAAAAAAATGTAGATGTAGAACGCATAATAGTAGGTCGTTCTATTAAAATAGATAATATTTATTTCGACCTAGGGAAGTGGAATATTAGAAAAGATGCGGCTAAAGAACTTGATAAAATTGTTCGTTTGCTAAAAGAAAACGATGATATTGTTATCGAACTCGGTTCTCATACAGATTGCAGAAGTCCGTCAAAGTCCAATTTGGATTTATCTGATAAGCGTGCAAAATCATCTGCTCAGTATATCGTTGATCATGCTATTGAGGCAGTACGCATTACCGGAAAAGGGTATGGTGAAACACAATTAGTAAATAAGTGCGAATGCGAAGGTCCCAAGAAAGTGCCGTGTACCGAAAAGGAGCATCAGGCAAACAGAAGAACCGAGTTTAAGGTAGTTGGTTTTCTGAAAGACGGAGTTATTATCTACGAAAAGTAGATAATAGGAGAGAATAATGATTTGTTGATTGTATTTTTAAGAAGCTTTGCCAGAAGCTGATTTGGTTTTAGCAGTAATGCTTTTAGCTGATTCAAGCATAGTTCTAATTTCCTTTTCTGAAAAGGCATCGCCTTTAATATCTTCAACAACAAATGATTTTTCGCCAGTTTTAATTATAGCATATAAGTGATATTCCGATTGATTTTCGATAATTGACGATTCATACAAAATTGTAGTTGGTTCATCAATCAAATATTTTTTTAGTTTATTTACATCATTCCCAGCTACATCACTTTTAGCTAAGCTAATATCTCCGGCATCTTCAATAATAGATAATTGAAAGCCTTGCCCAATTTTTATTTCTGTTGCACCCCAAGATTGTTGTACAATTTCTGCTGTTCCGTTAGTCGAGTCTGGTATGTTAATAGTAGCGTCTAATCCGTATTTAGTTAAATCAACCTGTGTCATGCCGGCAGGTACATTTGCATTTTCTTTTGATTCGTTACCGCACGATGCTATAAATAGTACACACGCTATAAGTAATAAAAAATTTGTTCTCATGATTTTTTGTTGTGATTGATTATTCGATACAAATATATACGTATATAAATATTATATATAATATTGACGTATATTTTTTACTGCTATGATTCAACTTAAGTACTACCCAAATCAATTAGAGTTTAAGCATCCTTTTAAAATAGCGCTTAATGCAAGAACATCCACTTCTGTGGTTTTTGTAGAACTTAAAGCCGCAAGTTTTTCCGGTTATGGAGAAGCTTCGCTTCCTCCATACCTTAAAGAAAATCAAGCAAGTGTTGAGCAATATTGTAAAAAAGCGGCAGTGTTATTAGAGAACTACGAAGGAGAAATAAATTTGAATGAACTTTTAAATGTACTATGGAATTGTATGCCTGAAAATTATGCAGCTAAAGCTGCTTTAGATATGGCAGCACACGATTTAGTTGGCAAAATAAGTGGTAGGAATATAAGAGAGATATATGGGATACGTGGGCATACAAATTTCCCTACATTTTTTACTATTGGAATAACCGACAACGAAAAGGAGTTGCACCAAAAGTTAGATGAAGCAAAAGAATATTCATTATTAAAATTAAAACTGGGCTCGACCAATGATAGAATGCTTGTATCTAATGTACGTTCATATACAGATAAACCTATTGCTGTTGATGTAAATCAAGGCTGGAAAACAAAGGAGGAAGCCCTTGATATGATACAATGGTTGCAAACAAAAAACGTGTTGTTTGTAGAACAGCCGATGAATAAAAAAATGTTGGATGAACACGGTTGGTTAAAAGAGAAATCTCCACTTCCAATTATTGCAGACGAGTCTTTACAAACTTTTGATGATTTAGATGTTGTTGCAAATTGTTTTGATGGAATTAATATTAAGTTGATGAAGTGTGGTGGTATTAGAGAAGCATTTAAAATAATTACTAAAGCTCGAAACCTTAAGTTGAAGATTTTGATTGGTTGTATGTCTGAAACTTCGTGTGCAAACTCCGCAGCAGCTGTATTAGCGGGATTGGCAGATTGGGTTGATTTAGATGGCCCATTATTGATTAAAGAAGATTTTTTTTGGGGATTAAATTTTTCGAGAGGAAAAATTTATTTGAATGATGAACCAGGGTTGGGAGTAGAGAGACAAAAACTATTGTAAAAGAAAAGCCCCCGATTCCGGGGGCTTGATTCTTACTTTTTCTTTTTAGCTGCTGCTTTCTTTTTAGGAGCTGCTGCTTTTTTCTTAGGAGCTGCTGCCTTCTTTTTTGGAGCTGCTGCTTTTTTCTTAGTTGCCATGGTTTTTGGTTTTAGTTTATGCATCTAAGTAACTAAAAATGATTCTATAAAACAAACTATTGTGCATTTATTTTTTCAACAGCTTTTTGTTAACAACGTTGGATTTCGATTTTTAGTTCTTGCTCATGTTTAAATATTTTATTTTTTTAAATGAGTGTGCTCTTGTATGTGTTGTTGATAAAGGGGTGTAGGGTGTTGTGTGAAAATTATTTTTTTCTTTTCAATAAAGCCATGTAAAATCCATCTCCATTTTTTTCTTCCGGAAGAATTCTTTTTTCTTTTACAAAATCCCATTCACTTCCTTTTTTAGTTAAAAAGTTTTGAATTTGAATCTCTCCTTCGCCTTTAAATATGCTGCATGTAGCGTAAACTAAAATTCCTTCGGGTTTTACCATCAACGAATATTTTTCAAGAAGTTCTTTTTGGAGATCAATTAATCGATTATACCCATCTTTTTCCAATTTCCATTTCATGTCCGGATTTCTTCTCCAAACTCCACTTCCCGAGCAGGGAATATCAAGCAAAACTAAATCTGCAGAGTGGTGCAATCGTTTTATTGTTTTGCTCGACTCAATTGTTCTAGGTTCAATAATTGATATTCCGTTTCGTACCATTCGCTTTTTTAGTTCGTCCAATTTCCATTTGTGAATATCCAATGCAATAATTTTACCTCTATTATTCATGAGCGTTGCTAAATGCAGCGATTTCCCTCCGGCCCCTGCACATGCATCTATTACACGCATGCCCGGTGTTACGTTGCAGAAAATACTTACTTGCTGTGATGATACATCTTGAAATTCGAAGTGCCCATTTTTAAACTGAGGTGTCTCGAATAAATTTTTATAGGTAGTAACAAATAGTGCATCCTTGGTTTCCTGAAATTCTGTTGCATCAATTTTGTTCTTGGCAAATTCGGAAACTAGATTGGAGGTGGTTGTGCGAAGCGTATTTGTCCGAACGTGTATTTTAGAGTTTTTGTTTAATTCGTGCAGTATGTTTTTCCACTCATCGCCATAATCATTTTTTCCAAGTTCATTAATCCAATCAGGAACAGATTCTTCGTTTTCTGTTTTTGCAACAACGTATTTACCCAAAATGTCAGTTTGTGTGTTCTCCGACACATTGTTGTAGTAATTATTGTTTCTGCAAGTTGCCCAAGCAAAAATTACTTTTCTAATTTCTAAATTAGTACTCATGTGGTTTTCTATTCCCGCTGCAGCACACCACAATCGCCAGTAACGAATAAGGTCGTAAATGTCGTTTATAAATAACGACCTGATTTTTATATCGTCAAAAAACTTATTGTGCTTAAACGTTTGTTCTAGCTCTTTGCTAAGTGTTTTGTTTTCGAAAAGAGTATGTTTAATGATTTGTTCGAATGCCGGTATAAAATTATTTTTGTTTATCTCGTTCATAATTGTTTAGTTGGTTATATAAAAGTAATATTAACTAATTCAAAATACGCTTTAATATACGTGCTGATACTTTTTATTCTTATTTATATACTTGTTACTTTATTTATAGGCTTGTTTTCGGCAAGGTATTTAAAGTCTACTTCCGATTTTATTGTAGCCGGACATCGCTTGCCATTGTCTATGGCAACAGCTACCGTTTTTGCAACATGGTTTGGATCCGAAACTCTTTTGGGAGCATCTTCTCAATATGCAGAGTATGGATTAATTGGAGTAATTGAAGACCCATTTGGAGCATCGTTGTGTTTGTTGCTAATTGGTTTGTTTTATGCACGACCTCTTTATAGAATGAAGTTATTAACCTTTGGAGATTTTTATAAAGTTACATTTGGTCCTAAAGCAGAAATTGTAGCCGCACTTTTTTTAATTATATCTTATTTTGGTTGGATAGCAGCTCAAATGGTTGCAATGGGAATTGTAGTGAGCTTGTTAAGTGGTTGGGATTTGCATGTCTGTATTATTGCTACATCGGCTATTGTTATACTTTACACCTATGTTGGCGGAATGCTAGCCGTATCGGTCACAGATTTTATTCAAATGATTTTTATAATCATTGGATTGGTAATCGTTTTACTTTTTCTTTTGCCGGAAGTCGGAGGAATTTCAAAATTATTTTCTGAAATACCTAAAAGCCACTACTCTATATCGCTAACAACTCCCAGAGATTATATTTCTTTTTTTGCAGCACTCATTACACTCGGTTTAGGTTCTATTCCGCAGCAAGATGTTTACCAACGTGTGATGGCATCCAAGTCGGAGAAAGTAGCGGTGGTATCTTCTATTATTGGAAGTGTTTTGTATTTTACCATTGCCTTAATTCCTTTAGTTTTGGCTTTGATTGCAAAAAAAATGAATCTTGATTTTGGAGATGATATTCAAAACATGTTGCCAACACTAGTACTTACTAAAACACCTTTATTGATACAAATATTGTTTTTTGGGGCTTTGATATCTGCAATTATGAGCACAGCAAGTGGAGCTATTTTGGCCCCCGCTGTAATTTTAAGTGAAAATATTTTAAAACCTCATTTTTTTAAAAGGAAATTAAGCGATAAAAAATTATTACGTATTACACGTATTAGTGTTTTGGTTGTTTCGGCTATTGCATTAATCATGGCATTGGTGCGCAGAGATATTTATGAATTAGTAGGAGAAGCTTCTGCAATTAGTTTGGTTTCTTTATTTGTGCCACTTACGGCCGGTTTGTTCTTTAAATTGAAATCGGAGCGTGTTGCCTTGTGTTCTATGCTCGGAGGGTTTGCAACTTGGGTGATTTGTACTTTATTATTTCCAGATAGCTATCCTATTGTTGTTGGTTTGTTAGCAAGTGTACTGTTTAGTTGCTTCCCAGCAAAAAAGAGTAAGTAGTGGTTGTTTTTTTACGGACGGTATTAATTTCTTAAATAAATAAAATGTCTTATCTTTTTAAAATGAATTTTTAAACAATATCGTATATATATAGTACTAACCACAAATAATATCTAAACAAAATACCCCAACCACTATTTAAAACACAAACAAATGAAAAAAAAACTACTTTTTATTGCAGTTGTATTTATTTCGAATCTCAATGCTCAAACATGGCAGCAATTAGAAAAAATTGTGGCCTCCGATAGAAAATCGAATCAACAATTTGGAAACGCTGTAGATATTGATGGTCCCTATGCTATAGTAGGAACTTGGTTAGAGGATAGAGATGGGAATGGGCAAAACACAATGCAGATGGCAGGAGCTGCATACATATTTGAAGGGGACGGAAAAACAGGTTATACGCAGAAAGTAAAAATTTTGCCAAACGATAGAGACACAGTTGCAGAATTTGGGTACGATGTTGCAATTTCAGGCAACTACGCAATTGTAGGTTGCCCTGCTAATGATTTTGATGCCAATGGAAGTAATTATGTAGATTGGGCCGGAGCTGCATATATATTTGAAAAACAATCTTCCGGTTCTTGGATTCAAGTGCAAAAGCTTGTAGCGTCCGACAGGTTAGCTGGCTCTACCAATGGAGGCTCTTTCGGATTTAGTGTTGATATTGATAGTAATGTTGCAGTTATTGGAACATACAATCAAGATGTAATTGTAGGAAGCACACACCATGTGGCTGCTGGAGAAGTTTATGTTTTTGAACGTAATTCTTCCGGTGTTTGGAATGAGACTCAAAAATTAATTGCGTCTGATTTTAATGCAACAGATTATTTTGGAACTTCCGTTGCCATACATAAAAACAGAATAATTGTAGGCAGCCATCAAAACTATACGAATGCAACCGGGGGTAATTTTTCATTCTTTACAGGTGCTGCATATATTTTTGAAAAACAAACTTCGGGAACTTGGACTGAGATGCAAAAAATTGTTGCCAACGACAGGCGCAGTATGGCTTATTTTGGATGGTCTGTAGGAATTTGCAATGATTTTGCAATAATTGGTGCATATGGAGATAGTGCAGATGCTTCTGGGTTAAACAATATTCATAATGCAGGATCTGCTTATATTTTTGAGTATAATACTTCTAATACTTGGGTGCAAACACAAAAAATCGTTTCCTCATATAGAGATAACGATGGACGATTTGGTTGGGCTGTTGATGTTTCGGATAGTACAGCTATTATTGGCGCATTTCAAGAAGGAGACACCTCTTCTATAAATCAATTAACACAAGCTGGATCTACGCATATATATAAGCGTAATAGTTCTGGAAATTGGAATTTATTAAACAAGGCACTTTCGTCCGATTTAGCATCTGGTGATTATTATGGATACGATGTCGCAATTAAAAATGACAGAGCTATTATTGGTGCTGTGTACGAAGACGAAAATGTTTTAGGAACAGGATCTCTATTCAACTCCGGGTCTGCTTATATATTCAGGGCTACTTCGGGTAGTAGTAGTTTGTCTGTGTCAGAAAAAAATAAAAACACATTTGCACTTTATCCTAATCCAACAGCAGATTTTGTTACTATTGTGTTAGAAAATAATCTAGAAAAAGTACAGCTTGAAATAGTTGATGCTACTGGAAAGTTGTTGTTTGAGAATAGCTTTGACAACTCAGCTCCCAAAACTCTAAATCTGTCAAATTTGACAAATGGGTTATATTTAGTTCGTGTAAAAACATCCATTGGAGTATCAACAGAAAGAATAGTAATTAACAGATAATTTTTTTCTGATTTACTACACAATACTCTTTAATAGTTTTGATGATAAATATCATATCGATTTTAATTCGTAAAATCTTGTCGATTATTTTTTATTGTTCATCTAAATTTTTACTTTGTGTAAGTTAACCAATCATAAACAACAGAAATGAAAAAAAATCTACTCTCTTTACTAATTTGTTTAGTGATGCTTGGAGGCAATATGTTTGCTCAAGCTTCATTTTTTACAAGTTCTACTGCAGGCTGTGCGCCAGTTACAGTAACATTAACAAATCAATCCCATTTTATGGGAGATACTACCAAGAATAAGTTTGCTTGGTATGTAGATAATGTTAAAATTGATTCAATGTATAACACAACTCAAGTTTTTTGGGGCGGAGGACATTTTATACAATTGTTCCGTTACGACAGTACAGGAAATTTTATTGGAAGCTTTTCTAATAATATCAATATAGATGGAACTCCAGGAATGTTTTATCCGGAGAATAATTCTACTTTTTGTTCTGGGGAAATGACAAATTACTATATAAATAGTAGCTCATTTTCAAATCTTAATTGGGATTTTGGAGACGCTACCATGTCCAACAATTATGTAAACAAAGCATTTTCTTCTCTCGGGACAAAAACAGTTACGCTTTATTATAATTCGTTTAGTTGTCCTTCCGATACAATAACTCAAAATGTAATTATTACAAATACGATTATTCCTAATGCGCAAATTGGAAACAGTGCCAACAGTGCATGTCCGAACGACTTGCTTAGTTTTTGGAATAATAACGCAACTGCAAATTCTTTCTTGTGGTATTTTGGAGATGGAGACACTTCAACAATGGCTTCTCCTCAGCATTCTTACGCTGACACAGGAATGTATAAGGTAAAGCTAGTTGCAATGAATCTTTGTGGAAATGTAGATGTAGATTCTTTATATATACACATTAATAATGCAACACCGCTTAATTTATTTATAAATGCAAATCCTTTTAATCCTTGTCCTTACGAAGCAGTAAGTTTTTCTTCTTTTGGAGCAGCAGTTTATAATTGGAATTTAGGTGATGGCTCTACTTCTAATAAATCTTTTTTTAATCATCTGTATGCCGATACAGGTAGCTATACAATTACGTTGATTGGTACAAATAATTGTGGCAATAGTGATACTGCAACTTCTATGGTAAATGTTCAGTATCCTACATTTAATAATTTATTTGCGAATATTTTGTTCGAAGGAAACAATATGTGGGGTGTAGATACCTTAAATGTATGTCCTGGAGAATCTTTTGGAGTTAGAAACAACACGTTTTCTAATTCATATTTAACTTACAGATGGGAGTTTGGGGATGGCGATTCGGCATTAACAACCAATGCTACTCATAGTTATACAAACATCGGAAAATATCAAATAATGATGATTTTAACCAGCTCTTGTATGCAAAAAGATACTGCATATAAATGGGTTAAAGTTGTTAACAACATGAAGCCGATGGTTAATCTGCAAGCAGTTCCTCCGTCAATTTGTCCGGGAGAGAATGTTTATTTCTTCGACAATCAAAATGGCGATAAAATTAAATATTCATACTCGGTATGGTTTGGTGATGGCGATTCTCTTGTTAATATTAATTCGTATGCAGATAGCAGTATTCAAGTATTTGCTAAACATACCTATGCTGATACGGGGCTTTATATGTTTACATTTAAAGCTACTAATTCATGTGGTTTAGATTCTATCTATAACGGTATGGTGTATGTTGGAAATCCAAATATGGCACAATTTACGTTGGCGGAAAATAGCAGTGATAATACAGCGCAATGCGTTGGCGAACCTGTTCGTTTCTTTGCTGTAGGTGGGGTAAGTTACGAGTGGAATTTTGGAGACAATACAACAGACACAGGAATGGTTGCAATGCATGCATTTAATGCACCCGGAACGTACTCTGCGTCTGTTATTATTACAAGCGGTTGCGGAACAAAAGATACATTACAAACAACAGCTAATATTACCAATTCAAATTTTCCGAATACGTTTTTTGATATGGATAAAGCATTTGCTTGTGGTGGCGATACCGTTAAATTTAACTACCAAGGCAATGTAGATCCATCTACTGCAGCTACTTATTCGTATGTGTGGGATTTTGGCGATGGAGATACAGCATTTGTGCAAAATCCTTGGCATGTATTTAGTAGCACAGGAAGTTATATGGTAAATCTAACAGTTACAAATATGTGTGGGAACTCAAGTTCTCAGAATAGAAATGTTTCTGTTGTTACTCCAACTACAACATTCACCGGCTTAGCTGCAAGTGCATATTGTGCGAATGATAATTCCCTATATCTACTTACAGGTATCCCTGCGATGGGAACATTTACAGGAAGTGGAATTGCAGGGTCAAACTTTAATCCTTCTGTTTCCGGTGCAGGACAACATGCCATTGTATATGATTATGTAAATAGTTTAGGTTGTTCTGCTTCTAGTATGCAAACTGCAACAGTTAATGTTCCTCCTACAGCAGATGCTGGAATGAATGCTGCGGTTTGTGCCGGAGGAAATGCTCAGTTGCAAGCAAGTGGAGGTGGTAATTATTTATGGTCTCCATCTACAGGGTTAGATTTTACAAACATTTCTAATCCAAGCGCTTCTCCTTCTGCAAATACTACCTATACTGTTAGTGTATCTGATGGAATTTGTTCAAGTACTGATACTGTTTTAGTATCTATTGCCGCTGCATTAACTGCTAATGCAGGCTTGGGCGATACTATTTGTACAAACCAAACAATTCAGTTGATGGGAACAGGTGGTGGTAATTATGCGTGGAGTCCTTCTACGGGATTATCAAACGATTCAATTGCTAACCCGATTGCATCTCCTACAGTTACTACGGTTTATGTGTTAACGGTATACAGTGGAGCTTGCACTAATATGGATACAGTTGTAGTTACAGTAGGAGGAACAAATGTTACATTTGCACCTACTACAAATACAGTTTGTTTATCTGTTTCTTCACTAACATTATCCGGAGGTTTACCTACAGGAGGAATGTATATTGGCACGGGTGTTTCTAACGGAGTTTTCTCTCCTTCTGTTGCAGGAGTTGGGTTACACACAATTTGGTATAGCTATACATCTGCTTTGGGTTGTGTTGATAGTACATCTGCAACAATTACCGTTAATACTTGTAACACAAGTGTTGATGAAAATTCAATAAATGGGTTGGCTAACATTTATCCAAATCCATCCGAAGGATTAGTAAATGTTCAATTCAATACTGTTGGAGAAACTTCTGTTGCAATTTATGATAGCAGAAGCCAACTTATAGCTTCAGAGAAATATAGTGTTATTGTAACCGGAACTACTAAGCAAATTTCTTTAGATGGATTTGCTAAAGGAGTTTATTTTGTAAGAGTTGCCACCCCAAATGGCACATTAAATAAACGAGTGGTGCTTCAATAATTCAAAAGTTCGTTATATTAAAACAAAAGAGAAACGCCCCGCAAATGCGGGGCGTTTCTCTTTTGTAAATGCTGCAAGTTGAATGTCTAGGTGTTAAGTAGTAAGTTCTTTCGTGATGCGCGTGTCGTCATATCGAGCGAAGTCGAGATAGAGCGTTGCTCTGAGTATTGAAACTAATAGTTGTACCGTGATTTGCTTTACTCACAATGTGTTTATTTTTTTTTAATTGTGTTCGTGAACCTCGCGAAAAACTNNNNNNNNNNNNNNNNNNNNNNNNNNNNNNNNNNNNNNNNNNNNNNNNNNNNNNNNNNNNNNNNNNNNNNNNNNNNNNNNNNNNNNNNNNNNNNNNNNNNTCGAGATAGAGCGTTGCTCTGAGTATTGAAACTAATAGTTGTACCATGATTTGCTTTACTCACGATATGTTTAATTTTTTTTAATTGTGTTCGTGAACCTCGCGAAAAACTCGGTTTCAAAATGTATAAAAATGAGTATTGGGGATAGTTGTTAATTAGGAGTGATTATTCTGAGTGTCGTCATATCGAGCGAAGTCGAGATAGAGCGTTGCTCTGAGTATTGAAACTAATAGTTGTACCGTGATTTGCTTTACTCACAATGTGTTTATTTTTTTTTAATTGTGTTCGTGAACCTCGCGAAAAACTCGGTTTCAAAATGTATAAAAATGAGTATTAGGGATAGTTGTTAA
This window contains:
- a CDS encoding sodium:solute symporter family protein — translated: MLILFILIYILVTLFIGLFSARYLKSTSDFIVAGHRLPLSMATATVFATWFGSETLLGASSQYAEYGLIGVIEDPFGASLCLLLIGLFYARPLYRMKLLTFGDFYKVTFGPKAEIVAALFLIISYFGWIAAQMVAMGIVVSLLSGWDLHVCIIATSAIVILYTYVGGMLAVSVTDFIQMIFIIIGLVIVLLFLLPEVGGISKLFSEIPKSHYSISLTTPRDYISFFAALITLGLGSIPQQDVYQRVMASKSEKVAVVSSIIGSVLYFTIALIPLVLALIAKKMNLDFGDDIQNMLPTLVLTKTPLLIQILFFGALISAIMSTASGAILAPAVILSENILKPHFFKRKLSDKKLLRITRISVLVVSAIALIMALVRRDIYELVGEASAISLVSLFVPLTAGLFFKLKSERVALCSMLGGFATWVICTLLFPDSYPIVVGLLASVLFSCFPAKKSK
- a CDS encoding T9SS type A sorting domain-containing protein, translated to MKKKLLFIAVVFISNLNAQTWQQLEKIVASDRKSNQQFGNAVDIDGPYAIVGTWLEDRDGNGQNTMQMAGAAYIFEGDGKTGYTQKVKILPNDRDTVAEFGYDVAISGNYAIVGCPANDFDANGSNYVDWAGAAYIFEKQSSGSWIQVQKLVASDRLAGSTNGGSFGFSVDIDSNVAVIGTYNQDVIVGSTHHVAAGEVYVFERNSSGVWNETQKLIASDFNATDYFGTSVAIHKNRIIVGSHQNYTNATGGNFSFFTGAAYIFEKQTSGTWTEMQKIVANDRRSMAYFGWSVGICNDFAIIGAYGDSADASGLNNIHNAGSAYIFEYNTSNTWVQTQKIVSSYRDNDGRFGWAVDVSDSTAIIGAFQEGDTSSINQLTQAGSTHIYKRNSSGNWNLLNKALSSDLASGDYYGYDVAIKNDRAIIGAVYEDENVLGTGSLFNSGSAYIFRATSGSSSLSVSEKNKNTFALYPNPTADFVTIVLENNLEKVQLEIVDATGKLLFENSFDNSAPKTLNLSNLTNGLYLVRVKTSIGVSTERIVINR
- a CDS encoding PKD domain-containing protein, producing the protein MKKNLLSLLICLVMLGGNMFAQASFFTSSTAGCAPVTVTLTNQSHFMGDTTKNKFAWYVDNVKIDSMYNTTQVFWGGGHFIQLFRYDSTGNFIGSFSNNINIDGTPGMFYPENNSTFCSGEMTNYYINSSSFSNLNWDFGDATMSNNYVNKAFSSLGTKTVTLYYNSFSCPSDTITQNVIITNTIIPNAQIGNSANSACPNDLLSFWNNNATANSFLWYFGDGDTSTMASPQHSYADTGMYKVKLVAMNLCGNVDVDSLYIHINNATPLNLFINANPFNPCPYEAVSFSSFGAAVYNWNLGDGSTSNKSFFNHLYADTGSYTITLIGTNNCGNSDTATSMVNVQYPTFNNLFANILFEGNNMWGVDTLNVCPGESFGVRNNTFSNSYLTYRWEFGDGDSALTTNATHSYTNIGKYQIMMILTSSCMQKDTAYKWVKVVNNMKPMVNLQAVPPSICPGENVYFFDNQNGDKIKYSYSVWFGDGDSLVNINSYADSSIQVFAKHTYADTGLYMFTFKATNSCGLDSIYNGMVYVGNPNMAQFTLAENSSDNTAQCVGEPVRFFAVGGVSYEWNFGDNTTDTGMVAMHAFNAPGTYSASVIITSGCGTKDTLQTTANITNSNFPNTFFDMDKAFACGGDTVKFNYQGNVDPSTAATYSYVWDFGDGDTAFVQNPWHVFSSTGSYMVNLTVTNMCGNSSSQNRNVSVVTPTTTFTGLAASAYCANDNSLYLLTGIPAMGTFTGSGIAGSNFNPSVSGAGQHAIVYDYVNSLGCSASSMQTATVNVPPTADAGMNAAVCAGGNAQLQASGGGNYLWSPSTGLDFTNISNPSASPSANTTYTVSVSDGICSSTDTVLVSIAAALTANAGLGDTICTNQTIQLMGTGGGNYAWSPSTGLSNDSIANPIASPTVTTVYVLTVYSGACTNMDTVVVTVGGTNVTFAPTTNTVCLSVSSLTLSGGLPTGGMYIGTGVSNGVFSPSVAGVGLHTIWYSYTSALGCVDSTSATITVNTCNTSVDENSINGLANIYPNPSEGLVNVQFNTVGETSVAIYDSRSQLIASEKYSVIVTGTTKQISLDGFAKGVYFVRVATPNGTLNKRVVLQ